A stretch of Treponema vincentii F0403 DNA encodes these proteins:
- the rpoB gene encoding DNA-directed RNA polymerase subunit beta has translation MPVRKTVNRQYIGKNIQNFMELPNLIDIQLSSYEKFLRRGTHQSGNTSEEVGLEDVFRTTFPIESPNGDMTLEYQSYTLDENDIKFSEYECKQKGLTYAIPLKAQIDLVFNQTGEIRRKSIYMGDIPLMTERGTFIINGAERVVVSQIHRSPGVIFSHDKGVYSSRIIPYRGSWLEFEIDQKKDLIYAKLDKKKRILGTLFLRALGYETREQIIDFFYKTEVLPVSEGATEYDKLVGRVFAKRITVADESGERTLYQAGEKIHPHVVDELRQNHISEVTVIDFKKEGSLDSPVIINCFEREEIRFADAAKGQEPTKEEALSVVYAALKPGDPMTVEAAEKDLTSMFFSSRRYDLGRVGRYKLNKKFDYEHPVEECTLILDDIVNTMKYLIQVYIGDASIDDIDHLGNRRVRSVGELMTNTLKTAFLRMERIARERMGSKEIETIKPQELISIKPIVATIKEFFGASQLSQFMDQVNPLAELTHKRRLNALGPGGLSRDRAGFEVRDVHYTHYGRMCPIETPEGPNIGLIVSMASYAHVNDYGFLEAPYVKVVNGVATREVEYLSAMDEDKYYIAQVSTAVQSDGTITAEQIACRHQGDYTTRSSKEVQYMDVSPKQIISVSASLIPFLEHDDANRALMGSNMQRQGVPLVFPEPPRVGTGMEGKCAYDSGVLIKAKRSGTVKFVSSEKISIESDAPEGTEAKVRDYTLLKYQRTNQDTCYHQRPVVAVGQHVEVGDVIADGPATYQGELALGRNILVGFVPWNGYNYEDAILISRRVLKEDMFTSVHIKEFTTEVRETKLSAERITSDIPNKSEKSLDNLDAEGIIRIGAQVRSGDILIGKITPKNESETTPEFKLLNSIFGEKAKDVRDSSLRVPHGVEGTVIDVQRLKRSQGDDLNPGVDEFIKVLIATKRKLREGDKMAGRHGNKGIVARILPEEDMPYMEDGTPLDICLNPLGVPSRMNIGQILESELGLAGLRLDEWYEAPVFQSPTNEQIEKKLVEAGIPANSKVKLRDGRTGMPFQNDVFVGVIYFMKLAHLVDDKMHARSTGPYSLVTQQPLGGKAQFGGQRLGEMEVWALEAYGAANTLQELLTIKSDDMHGRSKIYESIVKGQAATAAGIPESFNVLVQELRGLALDFMIYDEKGKQIPLTERDEELITENSSKF, from the coding sequence ATGCCAGTGCGGAAAACGGTTAATCGCCAGTATATCGGAAAAAATATCCAAAATTTTATGGAGCTGCCTAATTTGATTGATATTCAGCTCTCATCGTATGAAAAATTTTTACGCCGCGGAACACACCAAAGCGGAAATACTTCGGAGGAAGTCGGTTTGGAGGATGTGTTTCGGACAACTTTTCCGATTGAAAGTCCTAACGGCGATATGACGCTGGAATATCAATCATATACGCTGGATGAGAATGATATTAAATTCAGTGAATACGAGTGCAAGCAAAAAGGATTGACCTATGCTATTCCGCTGAAGGCTCAGATAGACTTGGTATTTAACCAAACCGGTGAAATCCGCCGTAAGAGTATCTATATGGGCGATATTCCGCTGATGACGGAACGCGGTACCTTTATCATCAATGGCGCCGAGCGTGTTGTCGTATCGCAGATACACCGCTCTCCGGGGGTTATCTTTTCTCATGATAAAGGCGTGTATTCAAGCCGTATTATTCCGTACCGCGGAAGCTGGCTTGAGTTTGAAATCGATCAGAAAAAAGATTTGATTTATGCAAAACTCGATAAGAAAAAGCGTATTTTAGGAACGTTATTTTTGCGGGCATTAGGGTATGAAACCCGTGAACAGATTATCGACTTTTTCTATAAAACCGAAGTGCTTCCGGTTTCCGAGGGAGCTACCGAATATGATAAGCTGGTAGGCCGTGTTTTTGCCAAGCGGATAACCGTTGCCGATGAATCCGGAGAGCGGACACTCTATCAAGCCGGTGAAAAGATTCATCCGCACGTTGTTGATGAACTTCGGCAAAATCATATTTCTGAAGTTACCGTTATCGACTTTAAAAAAGAGGGAAGCCTTGATTCCCCCGTTATTATTAACTGTTTTGAACGCGAGGAAATCCGCTTTGCCGATGCTGCAAAGGGGCAAGAGCCTACAAAAGAAGAGGCCTTATCGGTTGTTTACGCAGCGTTAAAGCCCGGCGATCCGATGACGGTAGAGGCTGCCGAAAAAGATCTGACGTCGATGTTTTTCTCCTCCCGCCGGTACGATCTCGGCCGTGTGGGGCGGTACAAACTCAATAAAAAATTTGATTACGAGCATCCCGTTGAAGAGTGTACGCTTATTCTTGATGATATTGTAAATACGATGAAGTACCTCATTCAGGTTTACATCGGGGATGCTTCGATAGATGATATAGACCATCTGGGGAACAGACGCGTCCGCTCTGTCGGCGAGCTTATGACCAACACACTCAAAACGGCGTTTCTCCGTATGGAGCGGATTGCACGCGAGCGGATGGGGTCAAAAGAAATTGAAACGATTAAGCCGCAGGAGCTTATTTCCATAAAGCCCATCGTTGCCACCATTAAAGAATTCTTTGGTGCAAGTCAACTTTCGCAGTTTATGGATCAGGTTAATCCGCTCGCGGAACTTACTCATAAGCGCCGTTTGAATGCATTGGGTCCCGGCGGTCTTTCCCGTGATCGCGCAGGCTTTGAAGTCCGCGATGTTCACTATACTCATTACGGCCGGATGTGCCCGATTGAAACACCGGAGGGTCCGAATATCGGCCTTATCGTATCGATGGCAAGCTATGCGCATGTTAACGACTACGGCTTCCTTGAGGCGCCGTATGTAAAGGTTGTGAACGGCGTTGCGACCCGTGAGGTCGAATATCTTTCCGCGATGGACGAAGATAAATATTACATTGCGCAGGTATCGACCGCAGTGCAGAGCGACGGTACGATCACAGCCGAACAGATTGCCTGCCGTCATCAGGGGGATTATACGACACGCAGTTCGAAAGAAGTGCAGTATATGGATGTGTCGCCCAAACAGATTATCTCCGTGTCTGCTTCGCTCATTCCCTTTCTTGAACATGACGACGCTAACCGTGCGCTCATGGGTTCTAACATGCAGCGGCAGGGTGTGCCGCTCGTATTCCCCGAACCGCCCCGTGTCGGTACCGGTATGGAAGGAAAATGTGCGTACGATTCGGGTGTATTAATTAAGGCAAAACGGAGCGGCACGGTTAAATTCGTCTCCTCCGAGAAGATTTCCATCGAATCCGATGCGCCGGAAGGAACGGAAGCAAAAGTCCGCGACTACACGCTGTTAAAATACCAGCGTACCAATCAGGATACCTGTTATCATCAGCGGCCGGTTGTTGCCGTCGGGCAGCACGTAGAGGTCGGCGATGTTATTGCCGACGGCCCTGCAACGTATCAAGGAGAGCTTGCGCTCGGGCGCAATATTCTGGTCGGCTTTGTGCCGTGGAACGGGTATAACTACGAAGACGCTATTTTGATTTCCCGCCGCGTGTTAAAAGAAGACATGTTCACGTCGGTTCATATTAAAGAGTTTACGACGGAAGTCCGCGAAACCAAGCTCAGTGCGGAGCGGATTACCAGCGATATTCCCAATAAGTCGGAGAAAAGCCTCGACAACCTCGATGCGGAAGGTATTATCCGTATCGGTGCGCAAGTCCGTTCGGGCGATATATTAATCGGAAAGATTACACCGAAAAACGAGTCGGAAACGACGCCCGAATTTAAGCTGCTCAATTCGATATTCGGTGAGAAGGCTAAGGATGTCCGCGATTCTTCGCTGCGCGTACCGCACGGTGTTGAAGGTACGGTTATCGATGTACAGCGGTTGAAGCGTTCGCAGGGTGACGACCTCAATCCGGGTGTTGACGAGTTTATCAAGGTGCTCATCGCGACAAAACGTAAGTTGCGCGAGGGCGATAAGATGGCAGGCCGCCACGGAAACAAAGGTATTGTTGCGCGTATTTTGCCGGAAGAGGATATGCCGTATATGGAAGACGGTACGCCGCTTGATATCTGTTTGAATCCGCTCGGTGTTCCTTCCCGTATGAATATCGGTCAGATTTTGGAGTCGGAACTCGGGCTTGCGGGTTTGCGCCTTGACGAATGGTACGAAGCACCCGTATTCCAGTCGCCGACCAATGAGCAGATTGAAAAGAAACTGGTTGAAGCGGGTATTCCCGCCAACTCAAAGGTAAAACTGCGTGACGGAAGAACGGGTATGCCCTTCCAAAACGACGTATTTGTCGGGGTTATCTACTTTATGAAGCTTGCACACCTTGTCGACGACAAGATGCATGCCCGCTCCACCGGCCCGTATTCATTGGTAACTCAGCAGCCGCTTGGCGGTAAGGCGCAGTTCGGCGGTCAGCGTTTGGGAGAAATGGAAGTATGGGCGCTCGAAGCTTACGGTGCGGCCAATACGCTGCAGGAGCTTTTAACCATCAAGTCGGACGATATGCATGGACGTTCAAAAATATATGAATCCATTGTAAAAGGACAGGCTGCAACCGCCGCCGGAATCCCCGAATCGTTTAACGTATTGGTACAGGAATTGCGCGGTTTGGCATTGGACTTCATGATTTATGATGAAAAAGGAAAGCAAATTCCGCTGACCGAGCGTGATGAAGAATTGATTACCGAAAACAGCTCCAAGTTTTAA
- the rplL gene encoding 50S ribosomal protein L7/L12: MAALTNEQIIEAIKAKTILELSELIKSMEEVFGVTAAAPVAVVAGGAAGGAAAAEEQTEFTVTLKGLTDPSKKIGVIKEVRNVVAGLGLKEAKELVEGAPKVLKENVSKEEAQKIKEAMTAAGAEITIA, translated from the coding sequence ATGGCGGCATTAACAAATGAACAAATTATTGAGGCAATCAAAGCGAAAACCATTCTTGAGCTTTCCGAATTGATTAAATCTATGGAAGAAGTATTCGGCGTAACAGCTGCTGCTCCTGTTGCAGTAGTAGCCGGAGGTGCTGCAGGCGGTGCGGCAGCTGCTGAAGAGCAGACCGAATTTACCGTAACGCTTAAAGGTCTTACTGACCCCAGCAAGAAAATCGGTGTAATCAAAGAAGTCAGAAACGTTGTTGCAGGTCTTGGTCTTAAAGAAGCAAAAGAACTTGTAGAAGGCGCTCCGAAAGTATTAAAGGAGAATGTTTCTAAGGAAGAAGCTCAGAAGATTAAAGAGGCAATGACAGCTGCCGGTGCAGAGATTACGATTGCTTAA
- the rplJ gene encoding 50S ribosomal protein L10: MALRAHKPQPAKTAAIENITNELKAASSFIFTEYRGLSVEQITQLRAKLRENNCTYKVVRNNFARIAFDAVNLDVKDYLVGPTAVAMMNEDANAAAKTLFEFAKETPALVVKGAVVDGEFYDAAKIEAFSKLPGKKELIAMFMSTVNATTAKFVRTLQAIVDKEGGASGSAPASAEA; this comes from the coding sequence ATGGCACTGCGAGCACATAAACCTCAGCCTGCAAAAACGGCTGCTATCGAAAATATTACGAATGAGTTAAAAGCTGCTTCGTCTTTTATTTTTACGGAATATCGCGGATTGTCTGTTGAGCAGATTACACAGCTGCGTGCAAAACTCCGCGAAAATAATTGTACCTACAAAGTTGTGCGCAATAATTTTGCACGTATCGCATTCGATGCCGTGAATTTGGACGTTAAAGACTATTTGGTCGGTCCTACCGCGGTTGCGATGATGAACGAAGACGCAAATGCTGCGGCGAAAACTTTGTTTGAATTTGCAAAAGAAACTCCTGCGCTGGTAGTAAAAGGTGCAGTGGTTGACGGGGAATTCTATGATGCTGCAAAAATTGAAGCATTCTCCAAATTGCCCGGCAAGAAAGAACTTATTGCAATGTTTATGTCTACGGTTAATGCAACGACTGCAAAGTTTGTGCGTACTCTTCAAGCTATTGTTGATAAAGAAGGGGGCGCTTCCGGCTCTGCACCTGCATCGGCTGAAGCATAA
- the rplA gene encoding 50S ribosomal protein L1, with amino-acid sequence MKHGKNYRNALKKYDSAALFSVPRAVELVKELKFAKFDETVEVHVSLKLDKNQSVRDTVVLPHQFRGEKRVLVFCKEDRVKEALDAGAAYAGAADYIEKIKGGWLDFDIAVATPDMMKDVGRLGMVLGRKGLMPNPKTGTVTADIGAAINELKKGRVEFRADKTGVVHLAIGKVSMDTDKIAENITILLNEIGRKKPSDAKGDFIQSVSVSSTMGPGVWVDYKVGE; translated from the coding sequence ATGAAACACGGAAAAAATTATCGCAATGCGTTAAAGAAATACGATAGTGCTGCTCTTTTCTCTGTTCCCAGGGCTGTAGAATTGGTTAAAGAGCTGAAGTTTGCAAAGTTTGATGAGACTGTTGAAGTCCATGTCAGTCTGAAGCTGGATAAAAACCAAAGCGTTCGTGATACCGTTGTTTTGCCGCATCAGTTCAGAGGTGAAAAACGCGTGTTGGTGTTCTGTAAGGAAGACCGTGTAAAAGAAGCTTTGGATGCAGGTGCTGCCTATGCCGGTGCTGCCGATTATATCGAAAAGATTAAAGGCGGTTGGCTCGATTTCGATATTGCCGTTGCTACCCCGGACATGATGAAGGATGTCGGGCGGCTTGGTATGGTGCTTGGCCGGAAGGGTCTGATGCCTAATCCCAAGACTGGAACGGTTACAGCCGATATCGGTGCCGCTATCAATGAATTGAAAAAAGGGCGTGTTGAATTCCGCGCTGATAAAACCGGTGTTGTGCACCTTGCAATCGGAAAGGTTTCGATGGATACGGACAAGATTGCCGAAAACATCACAATCCTTTTGAACGAAATCGGACGGAAAAAGCCGAGCGATGCAAAGGGTGATTTTATTCAATCGGTTTCCGTCAGTTCTACGATGGGGCCGGGTGTCTGGGTAGATTATAAGGTAGGAGAATAA
- the rplK gene encoding 50S ribosomal protein L11, translating to MMAKKKVTAVIKLQCPAGKATPAPPVGPALGPHGVSAPQFVQQFNDRTKSMEPGLVVPVVITVYSDKSFTFILKTPPAAVLIRKACNIQKGSANSVTQKVATLSKAKLEEIAKMKMPDVTANDLEAAKKIIAGTARSMGVEVER from the coding sequence ATTATGGCAAAGAAGAAGGTTACTGCGGTTATTAAATTGCAGTGTCCTGCCGGAAAGGCAACGCCTGCTCCGCCTGTTGGTCCTGCTCTTGGGCCTCACGGAGTGAGTGCTCCTCAGTTTGTGCAGCAGTTTAATGACCGCACAAAATCGATGGAGCCGGGCTTGGTTGTTCCGGTTGTTATTACCGTCTATTCGGATAAAAGCTTTACTTTTATCTTAAAGACTCCGCCTGCGGCAGTTCTTATTCGGAAGGCATGTAATATCCAAAAAGGTTCTGCAAATTCTGTAACTCAAAAGGTAGCAACCTTGTCGAAAGCAAAGCTTGAAGAAATTGCTAAGATGAAGATGCCTGATGTTACTGCGAATGATCTGGAAGCTGCAAAGAAGATTATTGCAGGAACTGCACGGAGTATGGGTGTGGAGGTAGAGCGCTAA
- the nusG gene encoding transcription termination/antitermination protein NusG, with protein sequence MAKEWYILHIFSGYEKRIERAIRLLIENGEIPAGVISEIKIPEEELTEVKDGKKRVVRRKFLPGYILIEMDLPAVNWKSVCTPIRRIHGVTGFLGVVGDARPQSISADEAKSVLQKSGEIKGEKTRAAQMFEPGQQVKIIEGPFDTFTGTVEEVMAERNKLRVMVAIFGRTTPVEVDMLQVELI encoded by the coding sequence ATGGCTAAGGAATGGTATATTCTGCACATCTTTTCAGGATATGAAAAGAGAATAGAACGCGCAATACGTCTGTTGATAGAAAACGGCGAGATTCCCGCCGGTGTTATCTCTGAAATTAAAATTCCCGAAGAAGAATTAACCGAGGTTAAGGACGGTAAGAAACGGGTTGTCCGGCGAAAGTTTTTGCCCGGCTATATTCTTATCGAAATGGATTTGCCTGCTGTAAACTGGAAGAGCGTTTGTACTCCGATTAGAAGGATACATGGTGTTACAGGCTTTTTGGGTGTTGTAGGGGATGCGCGCCCTCAGTCGATCTCTGCTGATGAGGCGAAGAGTGTTTTGCAGAAATCCGGAGAGATTAAAGGCGAAAAAACTCGGGCAGCTCAGATGTTTGAACCCGGCCAGCAGGTTAAAATTATAGAAGGTCCTTTCGATACCTTTACAGGAACTGTGGAAGAAGTTATGGCCGAGCGTAATAAGCTTCGGGTTATGGTTGCCATATTTGGCAGAACCACTCCTGTCGAAGTTGATATGCTTCAGGTTGAATTAATTTAA
- the secE gene encoding preprotein translocase subunit SecE, protein MSKIITFGKECVAELRKVVWPTRDDVVSAVKVVIVSTILVAVFLGVVDTFFVACLGWFF, encoded by the coding sequence ATGTCAAAAATAATTACTTTTGGAAAAGAATGTGTTGCTGAGCTGCGTAAGGTGGTTTGGCCTACGCGTGATGATGTTGTTTCTGCTGTGAAGGTTGTTATTGTTTCTACCATTCTTGTTGCTGTTTTTCTTGGTGTTGTTGATACTTTCTTTGTTGCTTGCCTTGGCTGGTTCTTTTAA
- the rpmG gene encoding 50S ribosomal protein L33, with product MAKKTSVELIALQCTECKRKNYTTAKNRKNVQGKLELSKYCPFDRKHTVHKETKVK from the coding sequence ATGGCTAAGAAAACATCTGTTGAGCTTATCGCATTACAATGTACTGAATGTAAACGGAAGAATTATACAACCGCAAAGAACCGGAAGAATGTTCAGGGTAAGCTTGAACTAAGTAAATATTGTCCGTTTGATCGTAAACATACCGTACATAAAGAAACAAAAGTTAAATAA
- a CDS encoding ATP-binding protein, protein MSSGKKLIKYNSELIHDLPPWAQELATKYCTETVNLYFVHGNIRDFLPHNRRGSAHFVFVKIWDYISEVIFGNKDIIVFYDKSSGVSFCMQEMEQTYIATMHSRYPEVPVEDFYSRDPVKAFAYLERYFTLNMGSGRRMVLIIDYAETVIPAEEIGNLDAVDRYCLVTLNRWSHDPQFTNEDISIVMLTENLADVNSRLVASPSTVKVAIPLPSEAIRIHFLTYLQDKGELLLERLLNAERVGKLTSGLNLLNLNQLAKESYNEDVPITFEYLRKKKQEIIENEAGGLLEFLETEHDLSFIAGHEFVKKRFKSMAKALKQGRTDVLPMGYLISGPIGTGKSFLVSAFAGEIGIPMVRLKNFHTQWQGTTESNLEKVLNILRAMSPVAVMIDEADAVLGNRKMQDGAGSSRVFAQIANFMGNTDYRGRIIWFLITSRPDLLPIDLKRQGRAEEHLALFYPDTLAEKIEIFETLQRKLKIKTKDISFSNIINKKLKFSVSGADIEAILVRAKMNASADNRMMLTAEDIEQTIDDFIPPSYPYDIELQNLVAVLECTSKEMLPKQYQNIQRSKLVAEIQELKQLLGEK, encoded by the coding sequence ATGTCTTCAGGAAAAAAACTGATTAAATACAATAGCGAGCTTATCCACGATTTACCGCCGTGGGCGCAGGAGCTTGCTACCAAATACTGTACCGAAACGGTTAATCTTTATTTTGTACATGGCAATATCCGCGATTTTTTACCGCATAATCGCCGGGGAAGCGCTCATTTTGTTTTTGTAAAGATATGGGACTATATTTCCGAAGTCATTTTCGGCAATAAGGACATTATCGTATTTTACGATAAGTCGAGCGGCGTATCCTTTTGTATGCAGGAAATGGAACAAACCTATATTGCAACGATGCACAGCCGATACCCCGAAGTTCCCGTCGAAGATTTTTATTCCCGCGATCCCGTCAAAGCCTTTGCTTACCTTGAACGATATTTTACGCTTAATATGGGCAGCGGCCGCAGAATGGTACTTATTATCGATTATGCGGAAACGGTTATCCCTGCGGAGGAGATCGGGAACCTCGATGCGGTTGACCGCTACTGTTTGGTTACCTTAAACCGCTGGTCTCACGATCCTCAATTTACCAATGAAGATATTTCGATTGTCATGTTGACCGAAAACCTTGCCGACGTTAACTCTCGGCTCGTAGCCTCTCCTTCGACGGTCAAAGTTGCCATCCCTCTCCCATCGGAAGCAATCCGCATTCATTTTTTAACATATCTGCAAGATAAGGGAGAGCTGTTATTGGAACGTCTTCTTAATGCGGAACGGGTAGGGAAGCTGACATCGGGATTAAATTTGTTAAACCTTAATCAGCTGGCAAAGGAATCGTACAACGAGGACGTACCGATTACATTTGAATATCTTCGCAAGAAAAAGCAAGAGATTATCGAAAACGAAGCGGGTGGTTTGTTGGAATTTTTGGAAACGGAACACGACCTTTCGTTTATTGCAGGGCATGAATTTGTAAAAAAGCGTTTTAAGTCCATGGCAAAGGCTCTCAAGCAGGGAAGAACGGATGTGCTTCCGATGGGCTATTTAATTTCCGGGCCGATCGGTACGGGCAAATCGTTCCTCGTTTCGGCATTTGCCGGGGAGATCGGTATTCCGATGGTGCGGCTTAAAAATTTTCATACGCAATGGCAGGGCACAACCGAATCGAATTTGGAAAAAGTGCTCAATATTTTACGGGCAATGTCTCCCGTTGCGGTGATGATCGACGAAGCCGATGCCGTTTTAGGGAACCGTAAAATGCAGGATGGCGCCGGTTCCTCCCGCGTGTTTGCACAAATTGCAAACTTTATGGGTAATACCGACTATCGGGGAAGAATCATCTGGTTTTTGATTACCAGCCGTCCTGACCTATTGCCGATAGACTTAAAACGGCAGGGGAGAGCGGAAGAACACTTAGCTCTTTTTTATCCCGACACGCTGGCGGAAAAAATAGAAATTTTTGAAACCCTGCAACGGAAACTGAAGATTAAAACAAAGGATATTTCTTTTTCGAATATTATCAATAAAAAACTGAAATTCTCCGTATCGGGGGCGGACATCGAGGCAATTTTGGTTAGGGCAAAAATGAACGCAAGTGCCGATAACCGCATGATGTTGACGGCGGAAGACATCGAACAAACAATCGATGATTTTATCCCGCCGTCCTATCCCTATGATATTGAATTACAGAATTTAGTTGCAGTGCTTGAGTGTACCAGCAAAGAGATGTTACCCAAGCAGTATCAGAATATTCAGCGTTCAAAATTGGTTGCAGAAATACAGGAACTGAAACAGCTCCTTGGCGAAAAATAA
- a CDS encoding YggT family protein, translated as MVRSLLLTVRQLINVYLFLCFIKILLSWVPSAAYSSFGRMLSSICDPYLNWFRRFRFTRIGMVDFSPVLSLGILSIAAQLITSLLTTGTISLWGLCVSIIELVWSFIGFMLNLLIIFLIIRLGYDLFGSSSSSPFWYNLDRFLSPVIAKVTGFFQKKPLQYRTRLILTIVIILLARIALGLFFGSLLFQFKVIKLI; from the coding sequence ATGGTGCGTTCGTTATTATTAACTGTTAGGCAGCTTATCAATGTCTATCTCTTTTTATGCTTTATTAAGATTTTGCTGTCGTGGGTTCCCTCTGCGGCATATTCATCATTCGGTCGGATGTTGTCATCCATTTGTGATCCTTATTTGAATTGGTTCAGACGGTTCAGATTTACCCGCATTGGTATGGTTGATTTTTCTCCTGTTTTGTCGCTTGGTATCTTGTCCATTGCGGCGCAGCTTATCACATCCCTTCTGACGACCGGTACCATTTCGCTTTGGGGGCTCTGTGTCAGTATCATAGAACTGGTATGGTCGTTTATCGGCTTTATGTTGAATTTGCTGATCATCTTTTTGATTATCCGGCTGGGGTACGATCTTTTCGGTTCGTCAAGCAGTTCTCCGTTTTGGTATAATTTAGATAGATTTTTAAGTCCCGTTATTGCAAAGGTTACCGGTTTTTTCCAAAAGAAACCGCTGCAGTACCGCACGCGACTGATACTGACGATTGTGATTATCCTCTTGGCCCGCATTGCGCTTGGCCTCTTTTTCGGCTCCTTGTTATTTCAGTTTAAGGTGATAAAGCTCATTTAG
- the udp gene encoding uridine phosphorylase, which yields MQPHVGLRPGDVGRYVLMPGDPKRCKKIAEYFDDARFIADKREYITYTGFLDGVKVSVTSTGIGGPSASIAMEELARCGADTFIRVGTCGGMDLNVKGGDIVIATGAVRAEGTSKEYAPIEFPAVAHLDIVNALVTAAKTRGLTYHTGIVQCKDSFYGQREPSTKPVNYELEHKWQAWLRLGCKASEMESAALFIVASYLKVRCGSVFLVAANQERGKAGLDNPVAHDTGTAISVAVQALRFLIAADR from the coding sequence ATGCAACCGCATGTAGGGTTGCGGCCGGGGGATGTCGGGCGGTATGTTCTTATGCCCGGTGATCCCAAACGATGCAAAAAGATTGCCGAATATTTTGATGATGCCCGTTTTATTGCCGACAAGCGCGAATATATTACGTATACCGGTTTTTTAGACGGTGTGAAAGTCAGTGTTACCTCAACCGGTATCGGAGGACCCTCTGCTTCTATTGCAATGGAAGAGCTGGCACGGTGCGGCGCCGATACGTTTATCCGCGTCGGAACGTGCGGCGGAATGGATTTAAACGTGAAGGGCGGGGATATTGTGATTGCAACCGGCGCCGTCCGTGCCGAAGGTACAAGCAAAGAATACGCGCCGATTGAATTTCCTGCAGTGGCGCATTTGGATATTGTTAATGCGCTTGTTACGGCAGCTAAAACCCGCGGCCTAACGTATCATACCGGGATTGTGCAGTGTAAGGATTCTTTTTACGGTCAACGAGAGCCGAGCACAAAGCCGGTGAACTACGAATTGGAGCATAAGTGGCAGGCATGGCTGCGTCTGGGCTGCAAAGCATCGGAAATGGAATCGGCGGCATTGTTTATTGTTGCATCATACTTAAAAGTGCGGTGCGGTTCAGTCTTTTTAGTTGCAGCTAATCAGGAACGCGGCAAAGCAGGCTTGGATAATCCTGTCGCTCACGATACCGGTACCGCCATCAGTGTTGCGGTTCAAGCACTGCGTTTTTTAATTGCAGCAGATAGATAG